A stretch of Enterobacter cloacae complex sp. ECNIH7 DNA encodes these proteins:
- a CDS encoding alpha/beta hydrolase, producing MKTLTSILVSSVFASAAASAQTPNTPTPTAGVQAFLNVLNSGKGKPMEQMTPQEARQVLIGAQQGAKLPPAQVSEKTIQVNGQAIKLKIVKPENASGTLPAFMFFHGGGWVLGDFATHERLIRDLVRASGAAAVYVDYTPSPEAHFPVAINQAYEATKWVAGHGQEIGVDGSRLGLVGNSVGGNMVASVALQAKQFNGPKIRYNVMLWPVTDANFDTASYSQFENGYFLSKNMMKWFWDNYTTSAADRNNILASPLRASTAQLKGFPETLIQTAELDVLRDEGEAFGRKLDAAGVPVTVTRYNGMIHDYGLLNPLSQEPTVKVALEQAGAALHEHLK from the coding sequence ATGAAAACACTAACCTCCATCCTGGTTTCTTCCGTCTTCGCGTCAGCCGCGGCATCCGCTCAAACCCCCAATACCCCAACCCCGACCGCAGGCGTACAGGCATTTCTTAATGTTTTGAATTCCGGCAAGGGTAAGCCAATGGAACAGATGACCCCGCAGGAGGCCCGCCAGGTACTGATTGGCGCGCAGCAAGGCGCAAAATTGCCGCCCGCTCAGGTTTCTGAAAAAACGATCCAGGTAAATGGCCAGGCGATCAAACTGAAAATAGTGAAACCTGAAAACGCCAGCGGCACGCTCCCCGCCTTTATGTTCTTTCACGGCGGCGGTTGGGTGCTGGGTGACTTCGCTACCCACGAACGTTTAATCCGCGACCTCGTTCGCGCTTCGGGTGCCGCTGCGGTTTACGTCGATTACACCCCGTCACCTGAGGCCCATTTCCCGGTAGCAATTAATCAGGCCTATGAAGCGACAAAATGGGTCGCCGGGCACGGTCAGGAAATTGGCGTGGACGGTAGCCGTCTGGGTCTGGTGGGTAACAGCGTGGGCGGCAATATGGTGGCTTCGGTGGCGCTGCAGGCCAAACAGTTCAATGGGCCAAAGATTCGCTACAACGTCATGCTCTGGCCAGTTACCGATGCGAATTTTGATACTGCCTCGTATAGCCAGTTCGAAAATGGCTATTTCCTGTCGAAAAACATGATGAAATGGTTCTGGGATAACTACACCACCAGCGCTGCCGATCGCAACAATATCCTTGCCTCTCCGCTTCGCGCCAGCACCGCGCAGTTGAAAGGCTTCCCCGAGACGCTGATCCAGACAGCGGAGCTGGACGTTCTGCGGGATGAAGGTGAAGCATTCGGGCGTAAACTGGATGCGGCTGGCGTCCCGGTGACCGTCACGCGCTATAACGGCATGATCCACGACTACGGCCTGCTTAACCCGCTGAGCCAGGAGCCAACGGTGAAAGTTGCGCTTGAGCAGGCAGGTGCAGCGTTGCATGAGCACCTGAAATAG